In Helianthus annuus cultivar XRQ/B chromosome 9, HanXRQr2.0-SUNRISE, whole genome shotgun sequence, the following are encoded in one genomic region:
- the LOC110880002 gene encoding chaperone protein dnaJ 8, chloroplastic encodes MAGLINGYVSSSLTSSSSCWRKLKNSQRKKAVKVSCVSSSHIVSDPYKTLSIRPDASESEVKKAFRQLALKYHPDVCRGSNCGVQFHQINEAYDMVMSNLREETSVDEMDKYGPSDAGIDEPMRGMDDPDWDMWEEWMGWEGAGIRDYTSHINPYI; translated from the exons ATGGCTGGTTTGATCAACGGATACGTTTCATCATCGTTGACTTCATCTTCATCATGTTGGAGAAAACTGAAGAATTCTCAAAGAAAAAAGGCTGTTAAAGTTAGTTGTGTTTCGTCTAGTCATATAGTTTCGGATCCGTATAAAACTTTGAGTATTCGCCCCGATGCTTCTGAATCCGAGGTTAAAAAGGCGTTTAGACAGCTTGCTTTGAAG TATCATCCGGATGTGTGTAGAGGAAGCAATTGTGGAGTGCAGTTTCACCAGATTAATGAAGCTTACGAT ATGGTGATGAGTAACTTGAGAGAAGAAACAAGTGTGGATGAGATGGATAAGTACGGACCGTCGGATGCAGGGATCGACGAACCGATGAGGGGAATGGACGATCCGGATTGGGACATGTGGGAAGAGTGGATGGGTTGGGAAGGTGCAGGAATTAGAGATTATACTTCACACATTAATCCGTACATATGA
- the LOC110880001 gene encoding uncharacterized protein LOC110880001, with protein MAASDEANRKRFEKWMKKQNKVYKSDKEKEIRFETFKINLQEGRFGPMAASAKSDEERFEDYIKQYKKEYKTEDEKKHRFKSFQINLRYIDAYEAFVADEPPVFHAEGLNQYTDLTDDEYLRDILGRDENEIPPHFSWSDSDDDCELVKYRYGYVRDSKGEEEVLEDEDEDEGEEEVLEDEDEGEGLDFGAEGKGKVKGELEFKSEVDVSVKRQRRECK; from the exons ATGGCTGCATCCGACGAAGCTAACAGGAAACGTTTTGAGAAGTGGATGAAAAAGCAGAACAAAGTATACAAAAGCGACAAGGAGAAGGAGATTAGATTCGAGACGTTTAAAATTAATCTCCAG GAGGGGCGATTTGGACCGATGGCTGCATCTGCGAAATCTGACGAGGAGCGTTTTGAGGACTACATCAAACAGTACAAGAAAGAATACAAAACCGAAGATGAGAAGAAGCATAGATTTAAGTCGTTCCAAATAAATCTCCGTTATATAGATGCTTATGAAGCTTTTGTTGCAGATGAACCCCCAGTATTTCATGCCGAGGGTTTGAACCAATATACAGACTTGACTGATGATGAGTACTTAAGAGATATCCTCGGAAGGGATGAGAATGAGATCCCCCCACATTTTAGTTGGAGTGACAGTGACGATGACTGTGAGTTGGTCAAGTATAGGTACGGGTATGTGAGAGATAGCAAGGGCGAGGAAGAGGTCCTCGAGGATGAGGATGAGGACGAGGGCGAGGAAGAGGTCCTCGAGGATGAGGACGAGGGCGAGGGCTTGGACTTCGGGGCCGAGGGGAAGGGCAAGGTCAAGGGCGAACTGGAGTTCAAGTCCGAGGTCGATGTTTCTGTCAAACGTCAAAGGAGAGAGTGTAAGTAA
- the LOC110875088 gene encoding high mobility group protein B1-like, producing the protein MAASDEAARKLFEEWMEKRNKVYKSEEEKEIRFETFKINLQEGRFGPMAASAKSDEERFEDYIKQYKKEYKTEDEKKKRFKSFQTNLRVIDAYEAFVADQHPVFHAKGLTQYSDLTLVEYLREVLGRDAIPPDVSWSDSDSDGEMVWYRHGYVRDAKGEGEDEYEDEEEDEEEDEEEEEEEDEEEDGEEEEEDKVLEGEGVDFGAEGKGKVKGELEVEVDVSVKRQRKG; encoded by the exons ATGGCTGCATCCGACGAAGCTGCCAGGAAATTATTTGAGGAGTGGATGGAAAAGCGCAACAAAGTATACAAAAGCGAGGAGGAGAAGGAGATTAGATTCGAGACGTTCAAAATTAATCTCCAG GAGGGGCGATTTGGACCGATGGCTGCATCTGCGAAATCTGACGAGGAGCGTTTTGAGGACTACATCAAACAGTACAAGAAAGAATACAAAACCGAAGATGAGAAGAAGAAAAGATTCAAGTCGTTCCAAACAAATCTCCGTGTTATAGATGCTTATGAAGCTTTTGTTGCAGATCAACACCCAGTATTTCATGCCAAGGGTTTGACCCAATATTCGGACTTGACTCTTGTTGAGTACTTAAGAGAGGTCCTTGGAAGGGATGCGATCCCCCCAGATGTTAGTTGGAGTGACAGTGATAGTGACGGTGAGATGGTCTGGTACAGGCACGGGTACGTGAGAGATGCCAAGGGCGAGGGCGAGGATGAGTACGAGGACGAGGAAGAGGACGAGGAAGAGGAcgaggaagaagaagaggaagaggacgAGGAAGAGGAcggggaagaagaagaagaggacaAGGTCCTCGAGGGCGAGGGCGTGGACTTCGGGGCCGAGGGCAAGGGCAAAGTCAAGGGAGAACTTGAGGTCGAGGTCGATGTTTCTGTCAAACGTCAAAGGAAAGGCTAG
- the LOC110879998 gene encoding glutamic acid-rich protein-like, producing the protein MAASDEADRKLFEEWMEKRNKVYKSEEEKEIRFETFKSNLQEGRFGPMAASAKSDEERFEDYIKQYKKEYKTEDEKKKRFKSFQTNLRVIDAFEAFVADQHPVFHAKGLTQYSDLTLVEYLREVLGRDATPPDVSWSDSDSDGEMVWYRHGYVRDAKGEGEDEYEDEEEDEEEEEDENEEEDEEEDREEEEEDENEEEDEEEDREEEEDKVLEDEGEGVDFGAEGKGKVKGELVVEVDVSVKRQRRG; encoded by the exons ATGGCTGCATCCGACGAAGCTGACAGGAAATTATTTGAGGAGTGGATGGAAAAGCGCAACAAAGTATACAAAAGCGAGGAGGAGAAGGAGATTAGATTCGAGACGTTCAAAAGTAATCTCCAG GAGGGGCGATTTGGACCGATGGCTGCATCTGCGAAATCTGACGAGGAGCGTTTTGAGGACTACATCAAACAGTACAAGAAAGAATACAAAACCGAAGATGAGAAGAAGAAAAGATTCAAGTCGTTCCAAACAAATCTCCGTGTTATAGATGCTTTTGAAGCTTTTGTTGCAGATCAACATCCAGTATTTCATGCCAAGGGTTTGACCCAATATTCGGACTTGACTCTTGTTGAGTACTTAAGAGAGGTCCTCGGAAGGGATGCGACCCCCCCAGATGTTAGTTGGAGTGACAGTGACAGTGACGGTGAGATGGTCTGGTACAGGCACGGGTATGTGAGAGATGCCAAGGGCGAGGGCGAGGATGAGTACGAGGACGAGGAAGAGGACGAGGAAGAAGAAGAGGACGAGAACGAGGAAGAGGACGAGGAAGAGGAcagggaagaagaagaagaggacgAGAACGAGGAAGAGGACGAGGAAGAGGACAGGGAAGAAGAAGAGGACAAGGTCCTCGAGGACGAGGGCGAGGGCGTGGACTTCGGGGCCGAGGGCAAGGGCAAAGTCAAGGGAGAACTTGTGGTCGAGGTTGATGTTTCTGTCAAACGTCAAAGGAGAGGCTAG